The genomic stretch GCAGCGTAACGTTGTTGCTGCTCAGAGGAAGGAAATTCAGCAAAGTACATCGTAGGTTCCGAAGCGTAGTTGTTGAGGATTCCGTCTTCATTCCGGGTGGTATACATTGCAGGTTCTCCGAGGGGATAATTTGTTACGTTCTGTAAATTAATGTAACAGTATCGTTACAAATAGTCAACAAGCTCCAGTTTTTCTGATATAGAGATTCGTTCTCCCTGTGATAAGTGTTGCTGACCTGTCTTGAGAGAGCAATATTTGCAATGTGTCCCTTGCGATCGCACCATGTACGAGACGGACTCACTCGCAACGAATTAGTTGAGCGCTCCGGTCTCACTCGTCCTTCGTGCCGCACTTTAAAGACAACAGCATCGAAGTAAACAATTGGATACACGCGGTCAAGGGTGCGATTCTGCCACAGTTTACGTTCTTCTTCAACGGCATCAGTGACTTTAGAGATTAATCCAGCGGAGACTTTCACGCCGTACAAGTCTTGCAATTGAGCTTGGATGTCGCGCACACTCATCCCGCGTGAATGGAGCGATAAAATCTTGCCATCGAACCCGTCAAATCGCGTTTGTCCTTCGGGGACGATGATTGGCGCGAGGGCACTGTTTCGGTCACGCGGAATCGCAATTTCAGCTTCGCCAAACTCGCCTTTAATCGTCTTTTTACTGTGTCCATTGCAGCGATTTTGCGGCACATCTTCTTCGACTGGCGCTTCGTGTTCTTCTTCCAAGTGGTGTTCGATTTCGGCATTCAGACAGCGTTCTACTAGGGCTGCCGTCAATTGTTTCAAGATCCCTCCTTTTCCAATTAAGTCTTCGGGATTTTGTAATTCTTCAGCAATTCATCGAGTAATTCAGGTCGAAAGGCCATAATCGTTGTGTTTTTGGTTCAGTGGTTATTAGATCAAACTTTTGAACCTTTGACACTGATTTAAGAAGAGACGCTTTAAAGCCTCGCTTCAATACTGCATAAACTGCCAAATGCATACATGTTAAACCTCGTCAGCCTAGGTTCAAAACAGATTCTACTGGGCTGTAAATCTAACTAGCCTATAGGAGACATGCAAATGAAGCGTAGAGCGTTGATCGCAACTGCTAGCTTAACAATGGCACTGAGTTCCCTGCCAATGCTCGGTTCACCTTCCTATGCGGAGACTGTTAACATTCCCGTTCCCAAAGCAGCTGTTGCTACTGCATTTAACGCGGCATTCAGCTCAACGAAGGTTCGTCTGCACAAAGACGAAAGCTATATCTTGCTGCCGAATGGGCAGAAAAAGCCGCTCGACACTCCTGATCCAATCTATGTATTCGACTTTCCAGGGATCAACCGGAACATTGAGTATTCCCTTAACGACATGAACACACACTCCATCCAAGCGACAGTCAATGGCAACCGGATCAATACCGATGTGTTTTTTGAAAACCAGGGTGAGGAAATTAAAGCGAGATGCCGTCGCAAACTGTTTGGGAAGTGGGGTGACTGTTCGCTGGATATGGAACGAGATCTTCATCTAGATAATTCAAGTCTTTCGCTCTCTCTCGTACCTGCTGCTTACAAGGGTTCGATCGCTTTCACGGATCTGAGCACCAAGTTTAAAACCGATGTCAGGATTGCGAACAAGACCTGTAATACCGTCCTATCTCCTGTTAAACAAATCTGTGAAGCGATCGAAGGCAAGATCAAAAAAACGATGACACCCCAGATTGAACAAAAGGTAGCTAACTCCTTCAATGAGCTGAAACCAGAAATTGCAGACAAGGTGCGAAATGCGGCCGGTATTCGTAACCTCATCAATCCAGCATGGAAGGTTACTAAAGTTACCAGTGAGGGCAACAACTTTATCGTGACGGTGGAGCGTCCCGATCAGATTGATGGCTCTTCAGTCAAGGACTTGTCACTTAGGCCAATTCAGACACAGTTTACTTCAACCTGCCCAGCAAAAGTGAAGCTTGATGCAACTATTCAGATGAAGCATACAGTAGCGGGTACAGGATTTCTGACTTATGAGAACGGACAAAAATCCAATACCTTTAACTGGAACGCTAAGAAGGGAGAAGCCGTAACCTCGAGTGTGACT from Cyanobacteria bacterium FACHB-DQ100 encodes the following:
- a CDS encoding ssl1498 family light-harvesting-like protein; translation: MYTTRNEDGILNNYASEPTMYFAEFPSSEQQQRYAA
- a CDS encoding transposase, coding for MAEELQNPEDLIGKGGILKQLTAALVERCLNAEIEHHLEEEHEAPVEEDVPQNRCNGHSKKTIKGEFGEAEIAIPRDRNSALAPIIVPEGQTRFDGFDGKILSLHSRGMSVRDIQAQLQDLYGVKVSAGLISKVTDAVEEERKLWQNRTLDRVYPIVYFDAVVFKVRHEGRVRPERSTNSLRVSPSRTWCDRKGHIANIALSRQVSNTYHRENESLYQKNWSLLTICNDTVTLIYRT